Genomic window (Cellulosilyticum lentocellum DSM 5427):
TTTGCCTCCTTCAACTATGAAGATCAAAAAATAACAATAATGGGAGGTTCTGCAAATGCGGAATTTTATTTTAAAAGAAAAGTATAATACATTAATTCAAAGTTTAATTGATGATTTTAATAACAGTCATAGCTATAAATATATCATGGGACCAGATGCATTATGTCTTATTGAAATTTTATGTGAAAAAATGAATCTAAAACCTGGCATGCGTGTATTGGACATGGGTTGTGGAGCAGGCTTCACTTCAATTATATTGGCAAAAGAATTTGGTGTTACTGTATTTGCAAATGATTTATGGTCTTGTGCAACTGAGAACTATGAGCGATTTGTAAAAGCTGGAGTAGAAGATAGAGTATTCCCTTTTAGAGCGGAAGCGCATAATCTTCCTTTTGCAAGTAACTTTTTCGATGCAGCTATCAGCATTGATGCTTATCATTACTTTGGTACAGATGAATGCTATTTATGTGATCATTATGCTAAGCTAGTTAAACCAGGTGGACAGTTTGGCCTTGTCAATCCTGGTCTTTCAAAGGAGTTTACTAACGGTCTACCAGAAAAAATGAAGCCTTTCTGGGAACCTAATATGTATGCTTGGCACAGCGCAGGGTGGTGGCAACAGCTCTGGGAAAAGACAGATTTGGTGGATGTTACTTGTGCGCAAGAAATTCCTGATGGCAAATCAATCTGGAGAATGACTGCTGATTATGATCTCCATGATGCGGATATAGAAAATTACCTTACATTAGTACTTATGACAGCAATAAGAAAGTGATG
Coding sequences:
- a CDS encoding SAM-dependent methyltransferase, with protein sequence MRNFILKEKYNTLIQSLIDDFNNSHSYKYIMGPDALCLIEILCEKMNLKPGMRVLDMGCGAGFTSIILAKEFGVTVFANDLWSCATENYERFVKAGVEDRVFPFRAEAHNLPFASNFFDAAISIDAYHYFGTDECYLCDHYAKLVKPGGQFGLVNPGLSKEFTNGLPEKMKPFWEPNMYAWHSAGWWQQLWEKTDLVDVTCAQEIPDGKSIWRMTADYDLHDADIENYLTLVLMTAIRK